From the Methanocella sp. genome, one window contains:
- a CDS encoding methyltransferase domain-containing protein encodes IYCLDPLVPQFIKLGYPFKYYDKRAIYIAGCAEKLPFMDKSFDAIISLNALDHVDNFSLMAKEIERVASDDCLIRLNISYHSATVLEPLELNDRIVKENFQWCHRFKKIMELPQTSNDIGEIEVLNIWSNFNN; translated from the coding sequence ATTTATTGCCTGGATCCGCTCGTTCCCCAGTTTATAAAATTGGGTTACCCTTTCAAATATTATGATAAAAGGGCTATTTACATCGCTGGATGTGCTGAAAAATTACCATTTATGGATAAGTCCTTTGATGCCATCATATCCCTGAACGCTCTTGACCACGTGGATAATTTTAGCCTGATGGCTAAAGAGATAGAGCGAGTGGCCAGTGATGATTGCCTGATTCGTTTGAATATTTCCTATCATTCTGCGACCGTATTGGAACCATTGGAGTTAAATGATCGCATCGTTAAAGAAAATTTCCAATGGTGTCATAGATTTAAAAAGATAATGGAATTGCCTCAGACATCTAATGATATTGGAGAAATCGAAGTGCTCAATATTTGGTCGAATTTCAATAATTAG